One region of Termitidicoccus mucosus genomic DNA includes:
- a CDS encoding SDR family NAD(P)-dependent oxidoreductase translates to MKLQHKIALITGGSRGLGRNTALRFAGNGADVILTYRTGKGEAAQVVSEIEAQGRKAIALPLDTGRSETFAAFAEQLRTHLADKWNRNTFDFLINNAGMDVRGSFATVSEEDFDRLSDVHFKGVFFLTQRLLPLIVDGGRIVNVSTGVARFTLPGNAAYAAMKGAVEVLTRYLAKELGPRGITANLVAPGPAETDFTRASLGNPAIRDVIVSQTALGRTAKPDDITGVAIFLCSDEARWVTAQRIEASGGLFL, encoded by the coding sequence ATGAAACTCCAACATAAGATTGCACTCATTACTGGCGGCAGCCGTGGACTAGGCCGCAACACCGCCCTCCGTTTTGCCGGCAATGGCGCGGATGTCATCCTCACCTATCGCACCGGAAAAGGAGAAGCGGCGCAGGTTGTTTCCGAAATTGAAGCTCAAGGCCGCAAGGCCATCGCACTGCCACTTGATACCGGACGCTCAGAAACATTTGCGGCATTCGCCGAACAGCTTCGCACCCATCTCGCGGATAAGTGGAACCGGAACACATTCGACTTTCTCATCAACAATGCAGGCATGGATGTCCGAGGCTCTTTTGCCACAGTCAGCGAGGAGGATTTCGACCGTCTTTCGGATGTTCATTTCAAGGGCGTATTTTTCCTCACTCAACGGCTGTTGCCGCTGATTGTGGATGGTGGCCGGATTGTGAACGTCTCAACCGGCGTTGCCCGATTCACTTTGCCGGGCAACGCCGCTTACGCGGCGATGAAGGGCGCGGTGGAAGTGCTGACTCGCTATCTTGCGAAGGAACTCGGCCCGCGGGGAATTACGGCGAATCTCGTAGCTCCCGGACCAGCCGAGACGGATTTTACCCGCGCATCTCTTGGCAATCCGGCAATCCGCGATGTTATCGTTTCACAAACGGCACTCGGACGCACTGCGAAGCCGGATGACATTACAGGGGTTGCCATTTTCCTCTGCTCGGACGAGGCACGGTGGGTCACTGCTCAACGTATTGAAGCCTCTGGTGGACTGTTTCTTTGA
- a CDS encoding dihydrodipicolinate synthase family protein: MNNNKFHLTGLVAAPFTPFDANGALNLAMIPRLADHYVATGVSGAFVCGTTGEGSSMSNEERMIAAEAWRKATAGKLNLIVHVGHNSLVDSRALAAHAEKIGAEAVAAIAPCFFRPGSVSGLVDWCAGIASAAPGTSFYYYHMPAMTGVNFAMVDFAPLAVKRIPNFGGIKFTHENIMDFSSALAAGEGGYDVLFGRDEILLSALAMGATGAVGSTYNYAAPIYNRVIKAYKSGDMAAARREQLKSIEFIEVFCNYGGMAANKVIMKLIGLDCGPVRQPLSQITSAQEAAMKADLERIGFFEAVRAA; this comes from the coding sequence ATGAACAACAACAAATTCCATTTAACCGGGCTGGTAGCGGCCCCGTTTACTCCATTTGATGCAAATGGAGCCCTGAACCTGGCGATGATTCCGCGGCTGGCCGATCACTACGTGGCGACCGGCGTGAGCGGGGCCTTTGTCTGCGGCACGACGGGCGAAGGCTCGTCGATGTCCAACGAGGAGCGCATGATTGCGGCCGAGGCGTGGCGCAAGGCCACCGCCGGGAAGCTCAATCTCATCGTGCACGTCGGCCATAACAGCCTGGTCGATTCCCGGGCGCTGGCCGCGCATGCCGAAAAGATCGGCGCCGAGGCCGTCGCGGCCATTGCGCCGTGCTTTTTCCGCCCCGGCTCGGTGTCTGGGCTGGTCGATTGGTGCGCGGGCATCGCGAGCGCCGCGCCGGGGACGTCGTTTTATTATTACCACATGCCCGCCATGACCGGGGTGAATTTCGCGATGGTGGATTTCGCTCCGCTGGCGGTGAAGCGCATCCCGAATTTCGGGGGGATCAAGTTCACGCATGAAAACATCATGGACTTCAGCAGCGCGCTGGCGGCGGGGGAAGGCGGCTACGATGTGCTTTTCGGCCGCGATGAAATATTATTGTCCGCGCTGGCGATGGGGGCGACCGGGGCGGTGGGCAGCACCTACAACTACGCGGCGCCAATCTACAATCGCGTGATCAAAGCCTACAAGTCCGGGGACATGGCGGCGGCGCGCAGGGAGCAGTTGAAGTCGATAGAGTTCATCGAGGTATTTTGCAACTACGGCGGGATGGCGGCGAACAAGGTGATCATGAAGCTCATCGGGCTGGATTGCGGGCCGGTGCGCCAGCCGTTGTCGCAAATCACTTCCGCCCAAGAGGCGGCGATGAAGGCGGACTTGGAACGGATCGGCTTCTTCGAAGCGGTCCGGGCCGCATAG
- a CDS encoding sulfatase, whose protein sequence is MNPTSLASIAALTAATGLVAAPSEPHARQFAPRPNVLFITCDDLRLNIGCFGDSVAITPNIDRLAARGTLFGRAYTQQAVCNPSRQSVLSGRRPDSIRVWDLHAEFRETAPDVVPLPEHFKLNGYRTQAIGKIYHDGKRDAASWNEPELHISMPKREDYRLEENRKPHKSSKAAATEFVDAPESEYPDGRVADAAVDSLKKFAARGSDSSPFFLAVGFRKPHAPFTAPKHYWDLYDPAKIPPVEQPAPPRLAPDIALHDSVELRGYSDMPKVGPLTPAQIVRLRHGYYASTSFTDAQIGRVLDALDRTGLAQNTIIVLWSDHGYHLGEHGLWCKTTCYESDTRVPFIIATPDGRPRGVRTDALVELLDIYPTLVELCGLPPREKLEGRSLVPNLGNPAAPGREGACSQFPRPWPMRKDAVPGVMGYAVRTTTHRYVEWRKFGTLDVVARELYAYKGDQLFETENLASRPENAALIRRMAAMLSQKIP, encoded by the coding sequence ATGAACCCGACCTCCCTCGCCTCGATCGCCGCCCTGACCGCCGCCACCGGGCTTGTCGCGGCGCCATCCGAACCCCATGCCCGGCAATTCGCGCCGCGTCCGAACGTCCTCTTCATCACCTGCGATGACCTGCGGCTGAATATTGGTTGCTTTGGCGACTCTGTCGCCATCACGCCCAACATCGACCGCCTGGCCGCGCGCGGCACGCTGTTTGGCCGCGCCTATACCCAGCAGGCCGTTTGCAACCCCTCCCGCCAGTCGGTGCTCAGCGGACGCCGCCCCGATTCTATTCGAGTGTGGGATCTGCACGCGGAATTCCGCGAGACCGCGCCCGACGTCGTTCCGCTGCCCGAGCACTTCAAGCTCAACGGCTACCGCACACAGGCCATCGGCAAAATTTATCACGATGGCAAGCGTGACGCCGCGTCATGGAACGAGCCCGAGTTGCACATCAGCATGCCCAAGCGGGAGGACTACCGTCTGGAGGAGAACCGCAAACCCCACAAAAGCTCGAAGGCGGCGGCGACCGAGTTTGTTGACGCGCCCGAAAGCGAATACCCCGACGGCAGGGTTGCCGATGCCGCTGTCGATTCCCTCAAAAAATTCGCCGCACGCGGATCTGATTCGTCACCGTTTTTCCTCGCCGTCGGCTTTCGCAAGCCCCATGCGCCCTTCACCGCGCCAAAACACTATTGGGACCTCTACGATCCCGCGAAAATTCCGCCCGTCGAACAGCCCGCTCCGCCTCGTCTCGCGCCGGACATTGCCCTTCATGACTCGGTGGAACTGCGCGGTTATTCGGACATGCCCAAAGTCGGCCCGCTAACGCCCGCGCAAATCGTCCGCCTGCGCCACGGCTACTATGCGTCCACGAGTTTCACCGATGCGCAAATCGGCCGCGTCCTCGATGCCCTCGACCGCACCGGTCTGGCCCAAAACACCATCATTGTTCTCTGGAGCGACCACGGTTATCATCTCGGCGAGCATGGACTCTGGTGCAAAACCACCTGCTACGAGTCCGACACCCGCGTGCCATTCATCATTGCCACTCCCGATGGCCGCCCGCGCGGAGTCCGCACCGATGCGCTCGTCGAGCTTCTGGACATCTACCCGACACTGGTCGAACTCTGCGGTTTGCCCCCTCGCGAAAAGCTAGAGGGCCGCAGCCTCGTGCCCAACCTTGGCAATCCCGCCGCCCCGGGGCGAGAGGGAGCATGCAGCCAGTTTCCGCGCCCCTGGCCCATGCGCAAGGATGCCGTTCCCGGCGTGATGGGTTACGCCGTGCGCACCACCACACATCGCTATGTCGAATGGCGCAAATTTGGCACGCTCGATGTCGTCGCGCGCGAGCTCTATGCCTACAAAGGCGATCAGCTTTTTGAGACGGAGAACCTCGCCAGTCGTCCTGAAAACGCAGCCCTCATCCGTCGCATGGCCGCCATGCTGTCACAGAAAATCCCATGA
- a CDS encoding DUF3806 domain-containing protein, with the protein MLRSLSLVCLAIAFCSPVLAADAVKPVFRKPSADAAAHLQKQRQFVADLVRQHFPGDKITRTSTDFALLQKIVDAKVLKKEETWKFQSLGIVFGDALTHTIDGLAWWEVTDEYGTDPTLRYRETTLHLNALTMISKRIEDGRDVEVQHMADWLAEFVRTKGHEYEKTPNQSPEPTAPSGRRGSSNVRQKSDAATTGNTTHR; encoded by the coding sequence ATGCTTCGATCCTTGTCTCTCGTTTGTCTCGCGATTGCTTTTTGTTCGCCAGTTCTAGCTGCCGACGCTGTGAAACCCGTATTTCGAAAGCCCTCCGCCGATGCCGCGGCGCACCTCCAGAAGCAGCGGCAGTTCGTTGCCGATCTGGTTCGGCAGCACTTCCCGGGCGACAAAATCACGCGCACGAGCACCGACTTTGCGCTGCTCCAGAAGATCGTGGATGCGAAGGTCCTGAAGAAGGAAGAAACATGGAAGTTTCAGTCCCTGGGTATCGTTTTTGGAGATGCACTCACTCATACGATAGATGGCCTCGCTTGGTGGGAAGTTACGGACGAGTATGGCACCGATCCGACATTGCGATACCGCGAGACGACTCTTCATCTGAATGCGCTGACCATGATTTCCAAGCGGATCGAGGATGGCCGGGATGTTGAGGTTCAGCACATGGCCGATTGGCTAGCAGAGTTTGTTCGCACCAAGGGCCACGAATACGAAAAAACGCCCAACCAGTCGCCCGAGCCAACAGCGCCCTCCGGGCGCCGTGGCTCATCTAACGTTAGGCAGAAATCAGATGCAGCCACTACCGGAAATACCACTCATCGCTAA